The Pseudomonadota bacterium genome includes a region encoding these proteins:
- a CDS encoding S9 family peptidase, whose product MPRRIQMLLVLLVAALMGGPAGAGETSLTLERIFASPDLAGPTLRRAELSPDGDRVTFLRGREDDRNLLDLWEYHVDDDQTRLLVSADAVHDESIELSAEEQARRERARIAALRGIVDYRFSDDGRFLLFPVKGNVYLLDMADDSKTVRRLTDAETFDTDPQIAPDGEHVAFVRERNLWVVEVESGRTRALTDSATATIANGVAEFIAQEEMGRDTGFWWSPSGRHIAFLQIDESPVEVTRRYEVQADTIEMAEQRYPYAGTDNVTYRLGVVEIESGDMTWVDLDDARDIYIPRVKWLPNAEQLSFQRQSRDQKTLELVIANIDSGETRSLLTETSQTWVNLHDDLHFLSGMPAFIWSSERSGFRHLYLYDFEGELIRPLTAGDWQVDALAGVDEELGMVYFTGSEVSATEKHLYRQSLVTRSPEVVNRISRRSGWHEVSMDRGGRVYVDTFSSSRQPPQLSLHNIDGERLAWLLENRLDQNHPYGPYLDGHRPTEFGTLTAPAGHALHYRLIRPADFDPGQKYPVFVHVYGGPTHRLVTDSWSRRMLIDQYMARQGYLVFSLDNRGVERQGKAFQDAAYLKLGQVEMPDQMVGVDWLRSLEFVDGERIGIFGWSYGGYMSLMALSQYPGEFAAGVSVAPVSDWSLYDTHYTERYLGRPQDHPEAYEKGNVLTYADAMTDPLLLIHGMADDNVLFTHSTRLMHDLQSRAFPFELMAYPGEKHAIAGEGPRLHVYRMITRFLDRHLRPTGSTE is encoded by the coding sequence ATGCCTCGCCGAATTCAAATGCTCCTGGTGCTGCTGGTCGCCGCGTTGATGGGCGGCCCGGCCGGCGCCGGGGAAACGTCGTTGACCCTCGAACGGATCTTTGCCTCACCCGATCTGGCCGGACCGACCCTGCGCCGGGCCGAACTTTCGCCAGACGGTGACCGGGTCACTTTCCTCAGAGGCCGCGAGGACGACCGTAATCTGCTCGACCTGTGGGAATACCATGTCGATGATGACCAGACCCGCCTGCTGGTCAGCGCTGACGCAGTCCACGACGAGAGCATCGAGCTGTCTGCCGAAGAACAGGCCCGGCGCGAACGCGCGCGAATCGCCGCCCTTCGCGGCATCGTCGACTACCGCTTCTCGGACGACGGCCGCTTCCTGCTGTTTCCGGTCAAAGGCAACGTGTACCTGCTCGACATGGCCGACGACAGCAAGACGGTTCGCCGGCTGACCGACGCCGAGACCTTCGACACCGATCCACAAATCGCACCGGACGGTGAGCACGTGGCTTTCGTGCGCGAGCGCAATCTGTGGGTGGTCGAAGTCGAGTCCGGACGGACCCGGGCACTGACCGACAGCGCGACCGCCACCATTGCCAACGGCGTGGCCGAGTTCATCGCCCAGGAAGAAATGGGTCGCGACACCGGCTTCTGGTGGTCCCCGAGCGGCAGGCATATCGCCTTTCTCCAGATCGACGAGTCCCCGGTCGAAGTCACGCGCCGCTACGAGGTGCAGGCCGACACGATCGAAATGGCCGAGCAGCGCTATCCCTATGCCGGGACCGACAACGTGACCTACCGCCTCGGTGTCGTCGAGATCGAGTCGGGAGACATGACCTGGGTGGATCTGGACGATGCGCGCGACATCTACATCCCGCGGGTGAAGTGGCTGCCCAATGCCGAGCAGCTCAGCTTCCAGCGCCAGAGCCGGGACCAGAAAACCCTCGAGCTGGTCATCGCCAATATCGATAGTGGCGAGACGCGCAGCCTGCTGACCGAAACCAGCCAGACCTGGGTCAACCTGCACGACGACCTGCATTTCCTCAGCGGCATGCCGGCGTTTATCTGGTCGTCGGAGCGCAGCGGCTTCCGGCACCTCTACCTGTATGATTTCGAAGGCGAGTTGATCCGGCCGCTGACCGCCGGGGACTGGCAGGTCGACGCGCTGGCCGGCGTCGACGAGGAACTGGGCATGGTCTACTTCACCGGATCGGAGGTGTCGGCCACCGAAAAACACCTGTACCGGCAGTCCCTGGTCACCCGCTCGCCCGAAGTGGTCAACCGCATTTCGCGCCGCTCCGGCTGGCATGAGGTCAGCATGGATCGTGGCGGGCGCGTCTACGTCGACACTTTCTCGAGCAGTCGACAGCCGCCGCAGCTGTCCCTCCACAATATCGACGGAGAGCGCCTGGCCTGGCTGCTGGAAAATCGCCTTGACCAGAATCACCCCTACGGCCCCTATCTGGACGGACACCGACCGACCGAGTTCGGCACCCTCACCGCACCGGCCGGACACGCCCTTCACTACCGGCTCATTCGGCCGGCCGATTTCGATCCCGGGCAGAAATATCCGGTCTTCGTGCACGTCTACGGTGGTCCCACTCATCGCCTGGTCACCGACAGCTGGTCGCGACGGATGCTCATCGACCAGTACATGGCGCGCCAAGGCTACCTGGTGTTTTCACTCGACAATCGCGGCGTCGAACGTCAGGGCAAGGCGTTTCAGGATGCGGCCTACCTCAAACTCGGCCAGGTCGAAATGCCCGACCAGATGGTGGGCGTGGACTGGCTGCGCTCGCTCGAGTTCGTCGACGGCGAGCGTATCGGCATCTTCGGCTGGAGCTATGGCGGCTATATGAGCCTGATGGCGCTCTCGCAGTATCCGGGGGAATTCGCGGCCGGCGTTTCGGTCGCGCCGGTCTCCGACTGGTCACTCTACGACACCCACTACACCGAACGCTATCTGGGCCGGCCGCAGGACCACCCGGAGGCCTATGAGAAAGGCAATGTGCTGACTTATGCCGACGCCATGACCGATCCCCTGCTGCTCATTCACGGCATGGCCGACGACAACGTGCTGTTCACCCACTCGACCAGACTGATGCACGACCTGCAGTCACGCGCGTTTCCCTTCGAGCTGATGGCTTACCCGGGCGAGAAACACGCCATCGCCGGCGAGGGGCCGCGCCTGCATGTCTACCGGATGATCACGCGGTTTCTTGACCGACACCTCAGGCCGACGGGCTCCACTGAATAA
- the aceK gene encoding bifunctional isocitrate dehydrogenase kinase/phosphatase: protein MSRIVDRQRQDHRHRELVTKVSGLVVAAFDDYNASFSDITRRGKRRFERGDRAGMRADVVARLELYDQAVNETISRLEAVLANRLFSRSIWRDMRQHYAELIRRKLDAELYKTFFNTITRRLFKTRGVDPAIEFVAFDLQPSDRIQQPVAKHTWIVGDSLAGTFGRVLDEYRFSLPWAHVGRDCVRLAKRLCEQFVDDEPLSIELLETVFYREGRAYLVGRVLGRTRHLPCVIALCRRDSAIVVDALLTRRLQLSILFGYTYSYFLADLPTVADAVVFLRTLLPDKPVDELYSVLGRAKQGKTERYRAFSRHLSDHPDERMVEAEGQRGMVMVVFTLPSYPLVFKLLRDQFAPAKTIKRHEVIDRYQLVYRHDRVGRLLDVQEFKDLRFPRERFSPELLEELFGECARIVHADGDDVVIRHCYVERRVRPLDLYLVEADGRAAARALVDMGQALKDLARSNIFAGDLLPKNFGVTRSGRVVFYDYDELSLLTECRFRRLPEARDDIELYSPEPWFHVDDSDIFPEEFRRFIGLREDHLAVVERSHGELFDAAWWQSVRDRLATGESLDVAPYDDQARLSR, encoded by the coding sequence ATGTCCCGGATTGTCGATCGTCAGCGGCAGGATCATCGCCACCGCGAACTGGTGACCAAGGTCAGCGGACTGGTTGTGGCCGCCTTCGACGACTACAACGCCAGTTTTTCCGACATCACCCGCCGTGGCAAGCGGCGCTTCGAGCGCGGCGATAGAGCCGGCATGCGTGCGGATGTGGTTGCCCGCCTGGAGCTCTACGACCAGGCCGTCAATGAGACCATATCGCGGCTCGAAGCGGTGCTGGCCAATCGCCTGTTTTCGCGCAGCATCTGGCGCGACATGCGACAGCACTACGCTGAGCTGATTCGTCGAAAACTCGACGCCGAGCTCTACAAGACCTTCTTCAACACGATCACGCGGCGGCTATTCAAGACGCGCGGCGTTGACCCGGCTATCGAGTTTGTCGCCTTCGATCTGCAGCCGTCCGACCGCATTCAGCAACCGGTGGCCAAGCACACCTGGATCGTCGGCGACAGCCTGGCCGGCACCTTTGGCCGGGTGCTCGACGAGTATCGCTTCTCGCTGCCCTGGGCCCACGTGGGGCGTGACTGCGTGCGACTGGCAAAGCGCCTGTGCGAGCAGTTCGTCGACGATGAGCCGCTGTCGATCGAGCTGCTTGAGACCGTGTTCTACCGCGAGGGTCGCGCCTACCTGGTCGGCCGGGTACTCGGCCGCACCCGCCATCTGCCCTGCGTGATTGCGCTGTGTCGTCGCGACAGCGCCATCGTGGTCGACGCCTTGTTGACCCGCCGACTTCAGCTAAGCATCCTGTTCGGCTACACCTACAGCTATTTCCTGGCCGATTTACCAACGGTTGCCGACGCGGTGGTGTTCCTGCGTACCCTGCTGCCGGACAAGCCGGTCGACGAGCTCTACTCGGTACTGGGCCGGGCCAAGCAAGGCAAGACCGAGCGCTACCGCGCCTTCTCCCGTCATCTGAGCGATCATCCCGATGAGCGCATGGTCGAGGCCGAAGGGCAGCGGGGCATGGTCATGGTGGTGTTTACCCTGCCGTCCTACCCGCTGGTCTTCAAGCTGCTTCGTGACCAGTTCGCCCCGGCCAAGACGATCAAGCGCCATGAAGTGATTGACCGCTATCAGCTGGTCTATCGACACGACCGGGTCGGGCGCCTGCTTGATGTGCAGGAGTTCAAGGATCTGCGCTTTCCCCGCGAACGCTTTTCCCCCGAACTGCTCGAGGAACTGTTTGGCGAATGTGCCCGCATCGTCCACGCCGACGGTGATGATGTCGTCATTCGCCATTGCTACGTCGAACGGCGCGTTCGCCCGCTCGATCTTTATCTCGTCGAAGCAGACGGCCGCGCTGCTGCCCGGGCCCTGGTGGACATGGGGCAGGCGCTCAAGGATCTGGCCCGTTCGAATATCTTCGCCGGTGATCTGTTGCCGAAGAACTTCGGCGTGACCCGCTCGGGTCGGGTGGTGTTCTACGACTACGACGAGCTTTCACTGCTGACCGAGTGCCGCTTTCGGCGGTTGCCCGAGGCGCGTGACGACATTGAGCTCTACAGCCCCGAGCCCTGGTTTCATGTCGACGACAGCGACATCTTTCCGGAGGAATTCCGCCGCTTTATCGGCTTGCGCGAGGACCACCTGGCCGTTGTAGAGCGCAGCCACGGCGAATTGTTCGACGCCGCCTGGTGGCAATCGGTTCGCGACCGCCTGGCGACCGGGGAATCGCTTGACGTCGCCCCGTATGACGATCAGGCCCGGTTGAGTCGCTGA
- a CDS encoding nuclear transport factor 2 family protein yields the protein MSSESGPPDSFTGKDSPPGAALASTPGSIAQPHSARAERLNRWLTLGANVGVIVGLLILIVEVRQNADLTRAQMESGRNDLLAQIELSLATPDIGAAWVKSIRAPESLTDVEVRTVESHLVAVMLQLDHMFNMEKIGLVSREEARRHVQNVVPYYFGSRHGKNWWRWQEGGWDGTPMMEVAGPIVDAVDENFMLRYLDGSRLGRPPDERSYAPEPDDIEREAQHFMERYAADLRRHDRAAVAQRYDRDGATVIFNGERNASTFDEIVARYRDQWIGPVSFEWQDLAFQVLGPDTVIVTCEFDWGAQDGIERYSYSGILQRQEGELRIRLEVESLLGDSKDAPP from the coding sequence TTGAGTTCGGAATCCGGGCCTCCTGATTCATTCACCGGGAAAGACTCGCCACCGGGTGCTGCGCTGGCATCGACGCCGGGCTCGATCGCTCAGCCGCACTCGGCACGTGCGGAGCGTCTGAACCGCTGGCTGACACTGGGCGCCAATGTTGGCGTCATCGTGGGCCTGCTCATCCTGATCGTCGAGGTCCGGCAGAACGCGGACCTGACCCGCGCCCAGATGGAATCGGGAAGGAACGATCTGCTGGCCCAGATCGAGCTGAGCCTTGCCACACCGGACATCGGTGCAGCCTGGGTCAAGTCGATTCGCGCACCGGAGAGCCTGACCGACGTCGAAGTCCGGACGGTCGAATCGCATCTGGTGGCCGTGATGCTGCAGCTCGACCATATGTTCAACATGGAGAAAATCGGTCTGGTCTCGCGCGAGGAGGCTCGACGGCATGTCCAGAACGTCGTGCCCTACTATTTCGGCAGCCGCCACGGCAAGAACTGGTGGCGCTGGCAGGAAGGCGGCTGGGACGGCACGCCGATGATGGAGGTCGCCGGCCCGATCGTGGACGCGGTCGATGAGAATTTCATGCTCCGCTACCTGGATGGATCGCGACTTGGCAGGCCGCCCGACGAACGATCGTACGCCCCGGAACCTGACGACATCGAACGCGAAGCGCAGCACTTCATGGAACGCTACGCTGCCGACCTGCGCCGCCACGATCGAGCTGCAGTAGCCCAGCGCTACGACCGTGATGGCGCGACAGTGATCTTCAACGGTGAGCGAAATGCAAGCACCTTCGATGAAATCGTGGCGCGCTACCGCGATCAATGGATCGGGCCGGTCAGCTTCGAATGGCAGGATCTGGCCTTCCAGGTCCTTGGGCCGGACACGGTCATCGTGACCTGCGAGTTCGACTGGGGCGCACAAGACGGTATCGAGAGATATTCCTACTCCGGCATCCTGCAGCGCCAGGAAGGCGAGCTCAGGATCCGGTTGGAAGTCGAATCCCTTCTGGGTGACTCGAAGGACGCGCCACCATGA
- a CDS encoding SDR family oxidoreductase, whose protein sequence is MRLRNKVAIITGATGGIGEAIARRFLDEGASLMLVGRSEDKLAALVERLDGGDSVAHAVAEAGDDPANAAAIARCVDRFGGLDIMLANAGSEGTVRPLNEQSFDDFESLLRTNVLGVWLSMKYSVEPMKRRGSGSIIALGSIASVIGFPGLLPYIASKHAVLGMVRTAALELGEVNIRVNAIGPGPVQNRMIDSIFEQAAVDGEIDAATMADGMRDAIAMKRFGRNEEVANLALFLASDESSYCSGGIHMIDGGFTAA, encoded by the coding sequence ATGAGATTGAGAAACAAAGTAGCGATCATTACCGGCGCGACCGGGGGCATTGGTGAGGCCATCGCAAGGCGATTTCTGGACGAGGGTGCCAGTTTGATGCTGGTCGGGCGTTCCGAAGACAAGCTCGCCGCGCTGGTCGAACGACTGGACGGCGGTGATTCGGTGGCACACGCCGTGGCCGAGGCTGGGGATGATCCGGCCAATGCCGCGGCGATTGCTCGATGCGTCGATCGTTTCGGCGGGCTGGACATCATGCTGGCCAATGCCGGATCCGAAGGCACCGTGCGGCCCCTGAACGAGCAATCCTTCGATGATTTCGAATCCCTGCTGCGCACCAATGTGCTCGGTGTCTGGCTGAGCATGAAGTACAGCGTCGAGCCGATGAAACGACGCGGCAGCGGTTCCATCATCGCGCTGGGGTCCATTGCCAGCGTCATCGGCTTCCCGGGCCTGCTGCCCTACATCGCCAGCAAGCACGCGGTGCTGGGCATGGTCAGGACCGCCGCGCTGGAGCTGGGTGAGGTCAACATCCGAGTCAATGCCATCGGTCCCGGCCCGGTCCAGAACCGCATGATCGATTCGATTTTCGAGCAGGCCGCGGTCGATGGCGAGATCGATGCCGCGACGATGGCCGACGGCATGCGAGACGCGATCGCGATGAAGCGCTTCGGGCGCAATGAAGAAGTCGCCAACCTGGCCCTGTTTCTGGCCAGCGACGAGTCGAGCTACTGCAGCGGCGGCATCCACATGATCGACGGCGGGTTTACTGCGGCCTGA
- a CDS encoding nuclear transport factor 2 family protein encodes MSDSSSSDETAQIEVLMQTYIEGGRSGNNEILRPIFHELATICGYVGPDLFAGPIEMFYDWHADNGPAADLVAGDMRIDVEGSAASVRIELENWTGHRFTDFFTLVRIDGQWQIMSKVFYLHAE; translated from the coding sequence ATGAGTGATTCAAGCAGCAGCGACGAGACCGCACAGATCGAAGTCCTGATGCAGACCTACATCGAGGGCGGCCGATCGGGCAACAACGAGATCCTGCGCCCGATCTTCCATGAACTGGCCACGATCTGCGGCTACGTCGGCCCCGACCTGTTCGCCGGACCGATCGAGATGTTCTATGACTGGCATGCCGATAACGGCCCGGCCGCCGATCTGGTGGCCGGAGACATGCGGATCGACGTCGAAGGCAGCGCCGCCAGCGTTCGAATCGAGCTCGAAAACTGGACCGGCCACCGCTTCACCGACTTCTTCACGCTGGTCAGAATTGACGGGCAGTGGCAGATCATGAGCAAGGTGTTCTATCTGCATGCGGAATAG
- a CDS encoding biphenyl 2,3-dioxygenase codes for MPATPKALAHVVYRTRRFAEMLRWYGIVFGARVQHQNPAMSFLTFDDEHHRFAFLDLSVIDPSGTEPEKKDWTGVDHLAWTYASLNDLFEIYGHCKANGIEPYWCVHHGLTISMYYADPDGNQMEFQVDAFDTAEECNAYISGPSFEANPVGVEFDPEAWLAAVQDGAALEDFRVRTVHKPVSPIRGAVSALL; via the coding sequence ATGCCTGCCACCCCCAAAGCCCTGGCCCACGTGGTCTACCGCACCCGCCGTTTTGCCGAAATGCTGCGCTGGTATGGAATCGTGTTTGGCGCCCGGGTCCAGCATCAGAATCCGGCGATGAGTTTTCTGACCTTCGACGACGAGCACCACCGATTCGCCTTTCTCGACCTGTCGGTTATCGATCCGTCCGGCACGGAACCGGAGAAAAAAGACTGGACCGGCGTCGATCACCTGGCCTGGACCTACGCGTCGCTGAATGATCTTTTCGAGATCTACGGCCACTGCAAGGCCAACGGAATCGAGCCGTACTGGTGCGTCCACCATGGCCTGACCATCTCGATGTACTACGCCGATCCCGACGGCAACCAGATGGAGTTCCAGGTCGATGCCTTCGATACGGCCGAGGAATGCAACGCCTATATTTCCGGCCCGTCTTTCGAGGCCAACCCGGTCGGTGTCGAGTTCGATCCCGAAGCATGGTTGGCCGCCGTGCAGGACGGTGCTGCGCTGGAGGATTTCCGGGTTCGCACTGTGCATAAGCCGGTCTCGCCCATCCGTGGGGCAGTCAGCGCGTTGCTCTGA
- a CDS encoding SnoaL-like domain-containing protein, with amino-acid sequence MRADRSPPPPGVDSVASDFTAMWLAGEFCAAGEKYWADDVVSIEPHALPDGGDQICRGIEAVRARNRCWLATHGVEDLSIDGPFVTGNHFALFADMLIAHAGRRTPHSRIAVFAVRDGRIVEERFFYD; translated from the coding sequence ATGCGTGCTGATCGCTCGCCGCCACCACCAGGCGTGGACTCGGTCGCCAGCGATTTCACGGCGATGTGGCTGGCGGGCGAATTCTGCGCCGCCGGCGAAAAGTACTGGGCCGATGACGTCGTGAGCATCGAGCCGCACGCACTGCCGGACGGTGGCGACCAGATCTGCCGGGGTATCGAGGCGGTGCGGGCCAGGAACCGCTGCTGGCTGGCCACCCACGGCGTCGAGGATCTGAGCATTGATGGTCCTTTCGTGACCGGAAATCACTTCGCGCTGTTTGCCGACATGCTGATCGCCCACGCCGGCCGGCGCACGCCGCACAGCCGGATTGCCGTGTTTGCCGTGCGCGATGGCCGGATCGTCGAGGAGCGCTTTTTTTACGACTGA
- a CDS encoding DUF418 domain-containing protein: protein MTDLAPTGRNERHDVLDALRGFALFGIFLANIRFFSGWEFLGPEQRNVLAGSAFDLIDFLHLAVIDGKFYTLFSFLFGLGFALQLARLEGRGAAATRIYLRRTSILLGIGLLHLFVFWVGDILAPYALLGFVLLAVRHWTDRTLLIVAGLALLVPIAGYALFWAFGVDQSLGLYNLAYAMMPPGAEDPMVDLRLSDWSERLQSSFALGVLRFGYLFDTWRWPKLFAIMLLGLWAGRRLVRGELLGNTRLLVGVLMIGGLSGLVAGPILAALDGIGFDRPHSLNGLYAVIAYTFAVIPLGLAYAAGFVLLWRRASGSLRLLAAPGRMALTNYLGQTLIGLTVFYGIGFDQAGQWPIQALIAFACAVYLTQAVLSNLWLKAFQYGPLEWLWRALTYGSAPKLRRAMAT from the coding sequence ATGACTGACCTGGCGCCGACCGGTCGCAACGAACGCCACGATGTGCTGGACGCACTCAGAGGCTTTGCCCTGTTCGGCATCTTTCTGGCCAATATACGCTTCTTCAGCGGCTGGGAGTTTCTCGGGCCGGAGCAGCGAAACGTCCTGGCCGGCAGCGCATTTGATCTGATCGATTTCCTGCACCTGGCCGTCATCGACGGCAAGTTCTATACCCTGTTTTCTTTCCTGTTCGGGCTGGGTTTTGCCCTTCAGCTGGCACGGCTCGAAGGTCGTGGCGCGGCCGCCACGCGGATCTATCTACGCCGTACCAGTATCCTGCTGGGCATTGGCCTGCTCCATCTGTTCGTGTTCTGGGTGGGCGACATCCTGGCGCCCTACGCGCTGCTCGGTTTCGTGCTGCTGGCCGTCCGGCACTGGACCGACCGGACCCTGCTGATCGTCGCGGGCCTTGCGCTGCTGGTGCCCATCGCCGGTTACGCGCTGTTCTGGGCTTTTGGCGTGGATCAGAGCCTGGGCCTGTACAACCTGGCCTATGCCATGATGCCGCCGGGGGCCGAAGATCCGATGGTCGATCTTCGCCTGAGCGACTGGAGCGAGCGGCTGCAGTCTTCCTTCGCTCTCGGCGTGCTGCGCTTCGGTTACCTGTTCGACACCTGGCGCTGGCCGAAGCTGTTCGCGATCATGCTGCTCGGCCTGTGGGCCGGGCGCAGGCTGGTGCGCGGTGAACTGCTCGGCAACACCCGGCTGCTGGTCGGCGTCCTGATGATCGGTGGGTTGTCAGGTCTCGTGGCCGGCCCGATCCTGGCCGCACTCGACGGTATCGGCTTTGACCGGCCGCATTCCCTGAACGGCCTGTATGCCGTCATCGCCTACACCTTCGCCGTGATTCCGCTCGGCCTGGCCTATGCCGCCGGGTTCGTGCTGCTGTGGCGCCGCGCTTCGGGCAGCCTGCGGCTGCTGGCCGCGCCCGGGCGCATGGCGCTGACCAACTACCTGGGCCAGACCCTGATCGGGCTGACGGTCTTCTACGGGATTGGTTTCGACCAGGCTGGCCAGTGGCCGATTCAGGCGTTGATTGCATTTGCCTGCGCGGTGTATCTCACCCAGGCCGTGCTCTCCAACCTCTGGCTCAAAGCATTCCAGTACGGCCCGTTGGAGTGGCTGTGGCGAGCACTGACCTACGGCTCGGCGCCAAAGCTGAGGCGGGCGATGGCGACATGA
- a CDS encoding type II toxin-antitoxin system RelE/ParE family toxin, translating into MSAGLRRYEYRSHIILYQAVDSEVLIVRVLHYRMDVRRHL; encoded by the coding sequence TTGAGCGCCGGACTGCGCCGCTACGAGTATCGCTCTCACATCATTCTCTATCAGGCCGTTGACTCCGAGGTCCTGATCGTGCGCGTCCTTCACTATCGCATGGATGTCAGACGGCACCTCTAA
- a CDS encoding PIN domain-containing protein produces the protein MRVFIDTNLWVYRLDRREPERMAFIRGWLRELACEHQIIISTQVLIELRSVLTRKLKPALSWHDAGAALEALAEFEVVPANASLILDAHELSRTWKLSWFDALIVEAAIRSGCQRLYSEDLDHRQVIERLKVENPFVSAE, from the coding sequence GTGCGGGTCTTCATCGACACCAATCTTTGGGTCTACCGGCTGGATCGTCGCGAGCCCGAAAGAATGGCGTTCATCCGCGGCTGGTTGCGAGAGCTGGCGTGCGAGCACCAGATCATCATCAGCACCCAGGTGTTGATCGAACTGCGCTCGGTGTTGACGCGCAAGCTCAAGCCCGCGCTGTCGTGGCACGACGCCGGCGCCGCGCTCGAAGCGCTGGCCGAATTCGAGGTCGTGCCCGCCAATGCCAGCCTGATCCTCGACGCGCACGAGCTCTCTCGCACCTGGAAGCTTTCGTGGTTCGATGCGCTGATCGTCGAGGCGGCGATTCGCTCCGGTTGCCAGCGGCTGTATTCCGAAGACCTCGATCATCGACAGGTGATTGAAAGATTGAAGGTGGAAAACCCTTTCGTCTCCGCGGAGTAG
- a CDS encoding ribbon-helix-helix protein, CopG family, producing the protein MANLTLSLDDELLQKAREAAVREHTSVNALVREYLTQYVNARERRLRALDALDAVAERTDSASDQRWSRESLHERQTG; encoded by the coding sequence ATGGCCAATCTCACCCTCAGTCTCGATGATGAACTGCTGCAAAAGGCGCGCGAGGCGGCGGTGCGCGAGCACACCTCGGTTAATGCGCTGGTGCGTGAGTATTTGACCCAATACGTGAATGCCCGCGAGCGCCGCTTGCGCGCGCTGGATGCGCTGGACGCGGTGGCCGAGCGGACCGATTCGGCCAGCGACCAGCGCTGGTCGCGCGAGTCCTTGCACGAACGCCAGACCGGCTGA
- a CDS encoding type II toxin-antitoxin system VapC family toxin codes for MALLLDTNVISELRKVAAGKADERFAAWSRRTEITDCWLSVINIQELEIGVCLAERRDDNSGAVLREWLEQQVLVTFRDRILAVDLAVVRLSARYHVPDPAPVRDALIAATAIVHGLAVATRNVGDFQRSGVELINPWEPH; via the coding sequence ATGGCCCTTCTGCTCGATACCAACGTGATCTCCGAACTACGCAAGGTCGCGGCCGGCAAGGCCGATGAGCGGTTCGCCGCCTGGTCGCGCCGGACCGAGATCACCGACTGCTGGCTGTCGGTGATCAACATCCAGGAACTGGAGATCGGCGTCTGCCTGGCCGAACGGCGGGATGACAACAGCGGCGCTGTATTGCGCGAATGGCTGGAGCAGCAGGTTCTTGTCACCTTTCGGGACCGGATCCTGGCGGTGGATCTGGCCGTGGTGCGCCTGAGCGCGCGCTATCACGTGCCCGATCCGGCGCCGGTGCGCGACGCCCTGATCGCGGCGACGGCCATCGTTCACGGACTTGCTGTTGCCACGCGCAACGTCGGTGACTTCCAGCGTAGCGGGGTCGAATTGATCAATCCCTGGGAGCCGCATTGA
- a CDS encoding type II toxin-antitoxin system Phd/YefM family antitoxin — protein MSIKNVSSREFNQAVSRVKKSAGDGPVFITERGRPSHVLMTIEHYRRLSGAPASLADALAMTPEAAEVALDIPRLDEPARPAEL, from the coding sequence ATGAGCATCAAGAACGTTTCCAGTCGCGAATTCAATCAAGCCGTCAGCAGGGTCAAGAAGTCGGCCGGTGATGGGCCGGTATTTATTACCGAGCGCGGCCGGCCATCGCACGTGTTAATGACCATCGAGCACTACCGGCGACTGTCCGGTGCCCCGGCATCGCTCGCCGATGCGCTGGCCATGACGCCCGAGGCGGCCGAAGTCGCATTGGACATCCCGCGGCTCGATGAGCCGGCGCGACCGGCCGAGCTGTGA